GAGGGGAATAGATATATACAAATGCAAAATGAATAGAGAATTAGTTACGCACGTAGCCCTAGTTCTTGACAAGAAGAGCTGGTTCTGTTCAACTTTCTAATCGGGCTTGCGTTCGGCGAATGGCCTAAGAAATACGTGACTTCTGGCGAAACAACATCTAGTTGGTGGACAGATCTTCAGCCCTAATCCACAGCCATGGCTGCCGTCTCGGGTATACTTTCTATCTTTAGCATAGGACATCAAGACTTCATTTAACTGAAAAATTCAGTAACTCCGCATTATAAAATTCTGAATAAAAAGGTGGGTCTGTAACGTTTTCGACCATGGCATAAATAGATCTACCGCCTAAGATCAAGTCGGAAAGCACCTCCAAAACCATGAGATCTAGTACATAGAATCGCCCCCAGCAAACATATCCCCGGCcattaaaatcatttaaatcacgGATAGCGGCGGCCATGCAAAGCCTAACCCCTTCTTGGACTCAACCGCACTTGGGTAGTCCGATCCCCACCGAGGCCCGCGTTTTGGCCTACTTTTAGGCACAAACACATGGCCTTGTTTGTTATATAATGCAGGCCGGGGGTGCTTTTATCTTGCTTGATTGACGGGGATAACTCCCTCGctctttctcttgctctctctctctctcgcacgcTCAATCAGAGACACTCGGAAAGCAGAATCCGGAAGAACATTGCTAGTATCGTCCTCTGATTCAAGATTCGATCTTCGATTGTGATTTTGATACATCCGTTTCGGCATTTCCGATCTTCTTTTCGTTACTGCGAGAGAATTATAGAGGGAGGTTTGGTTATTACTGTGGTAGCAAGGGCGGCTCTATGTTTCTTCCTTACTTTGCCTTCTGTTTCATCATTTGAAAGAATTATTGGGGTGGCGGATTTGGAATTTAAAGTGGGCTCTGAACCACCGACTCCTAGAGGGGTTACTATGGTTTACTGATGCATCAGAGTGTGGTGGTGAATCTGCTCAGGGGTGGAGCAGCGGTAGAACCTCATCATACTGTTCAACTACGAAAGCTCTGCTGCTTCTCCGTAAAGCGTTCCTGTGATTTGGGCACACACGTTTTTTACCGGAAAGAGGTAAAGGCGCGTGGTTTGCTTGCCCTGtttctatgttttcttgtttcagaaTGTTGGTGGTCTGCAGATCACAGATTGAttttcaagggaagatgagTTTCTTGGGTTTCGTCGGTTTTTTGCAGGTGGGAGGATGTCTCGGCCTCTTCAGCGGGGCAGCCGGCGGGTCTCCGATTGCGGGGATCCGAGCAATTCGCAGACGATGGACAGAGGCGAGAAGGAGGTCATGCAGAGGGCTCGATCCTTGGGTGGTCCTCTCGAGATCGCGTCTCTGTTGAAGTTTTGGAGCAGGCGTAGTAGCTTGCCTGTTGGTGGCGACGACGATCACGGGAAGGCGAATTTGAAGGCGTTTGCGGAAGGGAACGGCGTTGGATCTGATCTGAAGGATTTGCCGTTGCCGCCGAATGCGCCTCGCGGCCGGCACAGCTTGTTCCTCCAAATTCTTAAATCTGGTCTCGTCTTGCTCATTCTTCTTGCTCTTTGTGGTTCCTTTTGGTGGACGTTCACGATTTCGTCTTCATCGTCGTCGTCCTCGAGCTCCATTGGTTACAGAGGTTATAGGCGGCTTCAAGAACAAGTCATGGAGGATTTTTCAGATATTGGAGTTCTCTCACTTGGGCTAGCTAAGATAAGAGAACTGGAGTTTTGCCCTCCGGAATTAGAAGACTACGTTCCCTGTTTCAATGCTACCGGAAGCTCGGAAGAAGGATCTGCAGAGGCCGAGCAGTATGAAAGAAAATGCGATCCGAAGTCAAAGAACAACTGCTTGATCCTCCCACCAAAGGATTACAGGGTGCCACTGAGGTGGCCTACTGGGAGAGATGTGATATGGAGcatgaatgtaaaaattacACCCGAGGAGGTCGTTTCATCTGGTAGCTTGACGAAAAGGTGAGTCTGATCCTTTTTTCTAACAGTTGTtgacttgttcttcttcttttctcttttatgtttGACAGTCAATattgatgaatatcaattcgtTAGTGAAACAACTAGAATATGTAATTTATTAATTGCTGAGACAAAAAGGGGATATTTTCTTATTCTTCATTGTTTTCTGCTCTTTGTCTTCGGTCGCATTATAATATTTCATAATCTTCTGCTTGTATCAAAGAAATATATGGTTAATGGTTTCAATTTGCCTTGAGTAAGGTTGTTATCCTAAATCTGAACAGTGGTGTCTCCTGTATCTCCAGAATGATGATGTTGGAGGATAACCAGTTCTCGTTCCGATCTGAAACTCCTTTTGTCGATGGTGTTGAAGATTACTCACATCAAATAGCGGAAATGATTGGGTTGCCAAACGAAGCTTACTTTGTTGGTGCTGGTGTAAGTGTGATTTATCCGTTGTGTTGAAACCTTCGAGATCTGCCCATTTCAGAAAAAGACCTTTATACTCCTAAACATGAAAATTGTCCAATTGCAATTGAGATGTGTGTTATGTTGTTCCTTTAGTAGCTTCATTTCATGCTTCTGGTTCGATAAATGTTTtttccttgtgttggaggagtAGATCAATGGAAAATGGTATTTGTCAATTGCTTCCTGTCTGCTAGGGTTCAGTTGAAAATGAATTGGAAATGCATGTGTTTTCCTTGTTAAGGTCATAATCATGCCTTTCATTGGCTTATTCTGTCTCCTTATGTTCATCTTGCAGGTTAGAACTGTTTTGGATATAGGATGTGGTTATGGCAGCTTTGGTGCACATCTCTTTTCAAAGCAGTTATTGACTATGTGCATTGCAAATTATGAGGCCTCTGGAAGTCAGGTTCAGCTAACACTTGAACGAGGTCTTCCAGCAATGATTGGTTCTTTTGGTTCAAAGCAACTGCCTTATCCATATCTTTCATTTGACATGGTCCATTGTGCAAGATGTGGAGTGGATTGGAGTCTGAAAGGTATTATTCTGATCATTCTCTATAGATTGTTCATTGAAAGCAAGGTAGACACTTTTCATGACTTCGCATGGTATTGCTATATCCGTCGTTCTGTACATGGGCATACttatgttaaaaacttaaaactatGTGGTTTGTCCAAAATTTCTATCGAAGCATGTACGCActtttgcattttaaaattcCCAACCAAGTTGCATTTGTATGCATGGCTAGGCTTGGGAATGTAGTGAAGGCTATTGCTCATAATGTGTTCCGTGATTTCTTTTCTATAATTCCATACAAGCAGCGGAGTGCATATAAAGCTGTCTTGAATTGGCCAAGTTCCCAGGTGCCACTACCTGCTTCATTGGTCTAGTTTTACAGGACTTTGCCATTCAAAGGATTCAGGACGAGGAGAGTTCAGGGTCTTGATGGTCCTTGTTTTGTGCAGGTGGTGTTTTCCTTATTGAGGCTGATAGAGTTTTGAGGCCTGGTGGCTACTTTGTCTGGACTTCACCAATTACAAATACTCACAGATCAGTGCGAAACAAAGAgaacttgaaaaaatggaattaTATTCGTAATTTTGCTTCCAACCTGTGCTGGGAGCTTCTCtcacaacaagaagaaactgctGTGTGGAAAAAGACAAACAAGAGGGATTGCTACACCTCTCGGTATGGAGcaggaaaatttattttttagtaatTTATCTTCTTCACATCTTTAATTAGAAAATAAAGATGTGCTAAAATAAGTTGCTGTAGTGCTGCTCCTTGTGTTGCTATTTGACAAGTGACTATGACTTTACTTTACAGGGAAATTGGTACACGGCCTTCTATCTGCACCAAGGGTCATGATATTGAATATCCATATTATCGATCACTTGTCTCCTGTATAGGTGGAACTCAGAGTTCCCGGTGGATTCCTATTGAAGAACGTACTACCTGGCCATCTCGTGCTAAACTGAATTCCACGGAACTTTCTCTACATGGTATGAGTTCGTGTTACACGAAGACTgctattaataataataattaaatgCAATACAGACAGAAAGGCCATGGTCTAGCTGTAATATTTGTCTGAGTTCTTTCTGTTTATTTGTTGGTAACAATATTTTTTCACAATAGGTGCACGCAGAGATGAGTTTGATGAAGATGACGTACACTGGAAATCAACAGTCCGCAATTACTGGTCTCTTCTGTCGCCTCTCATATTCTCAGATCATCCAAAGAGGCCCGGAGATGAGGATCCTTCTCCGCCTTATAACATGCTTCGAAATGTAATGGACATGAATGCTCGTTTTGGAGGATTTAATGCTGCATTGCTGGACTCTGGAAAATCTGTGTGGGTCATGAATGTGGTCCCTGTTGCAAATCCGAATTATCTTCCTCTCATCTTAGACAGAGGATTCATTGGTGTTCTACATGACTGGTATGTAAGATAATTTCTTTGATATTTCTGAACACTATAGAACTATGTGCGTAGTACCACCCAAAGGAACATAACTAGTTTTTCTGTTCTCTATGTCTGTTGCTGGCCAAAGTACCATTAACACCCCTGATCTCCTGTATTCTTTGATGTTCATAAGGAGACTAATTTCCTGCCATGACTTCATCGTCGGATGTTTAGTCTCATTCTTGTTCAACTTCTTTTAAGTTGTTAATGGTGTATATTTCTTTCTCAAAGCTGGATCCATCTTGAGatagttttcactttttattttattttttaatgattttttatggATTGCTGCCTCTGAACTTGGTTGGGTGCATTGAAACTGTTAGGACTTAGGAGCTCTATTATGCTTATATAATGTCTTGACCAAAATCCCGCCACGAAGCAGTGGGCTTCCACTGACATTTCTGGACCTCATTATTTAGCAAAGGCCACTTATGTTTTGATCATCTGTAAaggtttactttttttttttttctaattgtgTTTACTGTTTAGGTGTGAAGCATTTCCGACATACCCTAGAACCTATGATATGTTGCATGTGGATGGCCTGTTTTCACTTGAAAGTGTGCTCCAACACAGATGCACTGTATTTGACATATTCTTGGAGATGGACCGCATCCTTCGGCCGGAGGTAGTTTTCTTGATCAGCTCTTCTGTTATTCATAAATAGCTGTTTTTGCATTGATTTGTTAAGATTTTAGCAACCATATAGTCTGAAAGGAATGTGCTTTGGACATGCAGTTGACTAGCATATTTACTTTTTGCTTTCGTGTGATTACTGGAACACAGAGTGCTACTGTAACTGTGCTGAATTCTTAATTTCCGTTCAATAGTTATCTCATTTTATCATATCTATTCCTTGTCTAGATGCTCATGAATATTTTATAATGTCAATGTATCAGCTTTAGCATCCTTGCTTTCCTGTAATTGCAATTGGACAAAGACTCTTGATGACATGGCTAGGGGCTAGGCTCTTTTTTACCCCTCAGGGTACGGGTTCTGTACGCCTGCTTTTTACAACAGAAATTTTGTGTTCAAAACAGAGATGCATGTGTtcaagattatatatatatatatatatatatataaggctgCTTTAACATCCTTGCATTCCTGCAATTGCAATTGACTGAAGATTCTTGGCGACAGGGCTAGGGACTAGGTTCATTTCTACACCTTAAGAAGAAGGTTCAAGAGGTCCTGTTCTCTTGCAAGTTTTTGGTTTGTAATCTAAAGAAATTTGGAGTTCAAAACAGAGACACGTGTTGGAGACTCATGCACACAGGCTCAAATAATAGTGTTATTATCTAATCTCTAGGAAAAGAATGTGGTAAAACttaaaaggagaaaatgtgGAAGAATCTGTAACAAATCATATTCTTCCTGCAGGCATGGTACTGTACTTTGTTGCATCAGTTTCAACGTGGCACTCATTGCTTGTCTGTACCAATATTGTTTTATTAGAAACTGGGATTCTTTTGAGAAACTCAGAAATTCTATACATAGCTCTTTGgggaaggaaaacaaaaaataaggtgCAGTAATTGTC
Above is a window of Nymphaea colorata isolate Beijing-Zhang1983 chromosome 8, ASM883128v2, whole genome shotgun sequence DNA encoding:
- the LOC116258632 gene encoding probable pectin methyltransferase QUA2, coding for MSRPLQRGSRRVSDCGDPSNSQTMDRGEKEVMQRARSLGGPLEIASLLKFWSRRSSLPVGGDDDHGKANLKAFAEGNGVGSDLKDLPLPPNAPRGRHSLFLQILKSGLVLLILLALCGSFWWTFTISSSSSSSSSSIGYRGYRRLQEQVMEDFSDIGVLSLGLAKIRELEFCPPELEDYVPCFNATGSSEEGSAEAEQYERKCDPKSKNNCLILPPKDYRVPLRWPTGRDVIWSMNVKITPEEVVSSGSLTKRMMMLEDNQFSFRSETPFVDGVEDYSHQIAEMIGLPNEAYFVGAGVRTVLDIGCGYGSFGAHLFSKQLLTMCIANYEASGSQVQLTLERGLPAMIGSFGSKQLPYPYLSFDMVHCARCGVDWSLKGGVFLIEADRVLRPGGYFVWTSPITNTHRSVRNKENLKKWNYIRNFASNLCWELLSQQEETAVWKKTNKRDCYTSREIGTRPSICTKGHDIEYPYYRSLVSCIGGTQSSRWIPIEERTTWPSRAKLNSTELSLHGARRDEFDEDDVHWKSTVRNYWSLLSPLIFSDHPKRPGDEDPSPPYNMLRNVMDMNARFGGFNAALLDSGKSVWVMNVVPVANPNYLPLILDRGFIGVLHDWCEAFPTYPRTYDMLHVDGLFSLESVLQHRCTVFDIFLEMDRILRPEGWVVLHDKSSNIDIARSLATQMKWDARVVEIASNNEERLLICQKPLIKKLPWS